The DNA segment TGTTTATTAACAATAGGTGCCTTTGTTGATTTCCAGTAGTTCATATGCCTTAAAAAGTACAATTGTGTGTGTGGTCAGATTTTTGCATAGATTAATCAAGGACCAATGATGAGTAAACAGTTTTGATCAATGGTAACTTCTTGTTTGAGAGGATCACTTGATAAGCCTTCCATCGAAACATATCATTTATGTTTTGCCTTAATTTAATTTCTTGATTctagtgcaagttgtttttgtaTCTTAACACTGTAAGGGAACTCTTGCACCACTAATAGTAAGGTGAGTTATGTATAGACTAATACATAGAATAAgcttttaatgtgtttattgtAGCAGATCAGGTTATGTTAGTATTTTTTACAGCGGTAACACTTAACAATGAgttgctatttgttaacattagtaaatgcattagctaacaattaACTATTTCgtttttcagtatttattaatcgctgttaatgttagttcatgtcaatattttgtttgaaaatgtttgattttcaaacaatgtttgattttaatactgtattaataaatgctgaaattaacatgaagtAACTTTGATAAATGCTGTATTtgtgttgttcattgttagccaATGCATTTACTATGGtcaacaaatagcaccttattgtgaagtgttaccATTAGCACTTATGTTTGGTTAATAATGAGATGGACTGTGTTTCTTTGTGTGGCAGTGAGACTGCCTTAAGCTGCTCCACTGCATTCCTCACACTGTCCGTGTGTTTGGATTAGCAGTTAGTTTTCCTGCGATGTCTCAAGAGCTAAATGTAAATGGGGGGGGGGctaattttctttaaaacacacagcagttaAATTTGGTTCCTACTGCGTTGGCTGGAAATACTGGTTCTGGAGGTGGATTCCAACATAGACTCTGTGCCTTTGGAAAATTTATGTAGCAGTATTGTCGGACTAACCCCTACATAGAGAAAGTGTGGACCTTGAATCATTTGGACCGGTAATTAcatcataaatgcatttattgtaATACTGATTTCTTTGGCCAAAGATTGAAGCCATCTGTTCCAGCATGGTGCTCATGTAGTCTATTCTCTAGCTCTCTCTAGATCCCAATTGTTTTCTTTACTGTTTGAGACCAAAGTTGTTTAAAAGTGGAAATCTGAGTCACAGTTTGGGTTAGCTTGCTGTAAACAAGTTGTTTGATTGTCATTGCACTGTTTTGACACTGATGCAGTGTGATTGTGTGATTTAAGGTGATGAAGGCTTTGCAAGCCAATTGCTATCATTTCTTAAGCTTTGATTTTAAGCCTGGTACTACGTTTTAGTTTTGTATCTGTAGTCACTTTCTTTTTCTATATAAAACTGTATTTTCTGCATTTTATAAAGACTCAACCAAAACATGATTATGTTCCATATGGATTAAAAAATCTTGTAATTTAAAAAGTCAATAAATTAGTTCTGTTACTTATTCTCATCCAAAATGTCTGgaagtttatttgttttatgtttaagaTAAAGAATTCACTTTGTGTCAAGAAACTCATTCagaagattttatttttcaatttattttcatttaacagtcAGCTTCacgataaaatatttacatgtctCAGGATTAAAAACAGAAGTAGGAAAGACACAAAATACATCAACTCAGCACTTCTACATTTGTGGAAGCTTTTCCCAGTCTGCTCTAAGTCTAGCAACGACCTTGTATTTCTTGGGTTGAAGAACCACCCCAAACTTTCCCTGGAGGTCGGGCAGAGGATGGCCAGCGGGCATCTCAAGCGTAAACCTCTGCAGAATCCatgagaggaagagaaagagcTCCATCTTTGCCAGCGCTTCGCCGAGACAAACGCGCACTCCTGCGCCGAAAGGCAGATAGCTCGCTGGTGGGCAGCATAAACCATCGCCCTGCTCGTTCAGAAATCTCCCTGTCAAATTAGACAAAGCGCTGTATTAGATTGCTGCCATGTTTCATTTAATACTAATTCTAAATtcgaattattttattgttcataATCATATTAAGTTATTTAATTATCACCTGGGTCAAACAGCTCCGGGTTTTTCCACTCTTTCTCGTCATGATGTAAAGACCACAGGTTAATAATGACTCGCGTCCCTTTCTGCACAGTGTACTCTCCCACACTGTAAAcagtaaataaatcaatattgttgtgtttttaacgTGTAgagtaatggctggaatacactacaagacttctAAAATtggaacacatttttttaatgcacttgcacattttgaaagtttcagatagaaacacactaactgatcaaatctgcagactggcacagtctttctgcaacaagtccagactgaaaatctgggaaaaagtctagtgtattttagccttaagtgCGAAGACACTGTAAACGAGTAAATACGTCAGTATTGTTGTGTGTTGAATGTGTACGTTAACTGTGAGGTTGTGTGACGTCAGTACCTGGAGTCCTGGAGCGCCACGTGAGGGATGAGGAGAGGGGAAACGGGTCGGATTCTCAGCACTTCTCTTATCGTGGCTTCTAGATAAGGCAGATTTCCTCTGTCACTGAGCTGAGGGTGCCTGTCTTTTCCAACCTTAGCGTCTAGCTCCTCCTGAATGTTTCTCTGAACCTATAACGTTCAACGTGTTGTTAaaaatcagtcttttttatgtaAACCATTCAATAAACTCAATTGTATGCAGGTACACTACCTGTGGATTATGGACCAGGTATGCTATCGACCATTTTAGGACAGTGGTAGTGGTTTCCACCCCTGCCCCAAAAATGTCCCCCACAGTCATTAGTACGTGATCTTCAGTTAAACCAACATCATGAGTGTTATTGTTCTCTGAACTGCGTTTGGCCCTCAGCAGTGCATCCACCAGATCGCGCTGGACGTTATCATTGTAATTCACCTGTAGAGGGAGACAAATCTCAGGTCATCGAGAAAGAAATTGACGATGAATAACTTTTTTTACAGCTGTGCATTAGATCtgcattgtgttaaaataaaaaaagtgatgTTTACCTTGTGCTCTTCATATTTTCTTTGAAGTAATTTGTCTCTGATGGAAACACATTGTCTCAAGATTTTGAGGTCTTTATTTGGAAATATCTTGGAGAAGGAATAAATTGTTACAATTCAGAATTCAGAATATacaactaaaattaaaaatatatacttctAGGAAATAATAACTGAGAAAGCTgagcattttttctttttcccaAGCTTACCTGCAGCCATGGGAAAATATCCACCAAGCTGTCTTTGGCAACAGTATCCACAATTCCCTGACTGTACTGGAGCATAGACTCAAACTCAGCATCCCCACGTTTATATGAGGAGCTGAAACACAGGGCACACACTACGTTTGTGACGGCACGTGTCAGCTCTGGTGCCATATCCACTGCACTGTTCTGAGTCTCAGTCAAAACATCACACATAGAGCTCGCCTCTCTGCAAACTAAAGGAAAAAGCaagagaaaatgagaaaataacaTTGGTTCTCTAATGTTGTATATTCTGTATACGGCAGGGTTAGGAAAGTCACTAGTGAAAATGCTTCTGTTTAGCTTTTTCGAAATGTATTACAGATTATTAACACCATCAAGTTCAATtgaaaaattaacatgaattctTGATTTCATTGTATTGCCTTATAGTGTTTGCAATATTGACAGCATGCACTTGATCTGCcatttacaaaaacataagTTCATGTAAAATCTGATGCTTCATCATATTATGTTCTTAAGAACATTTTGTGAGTTACTGTGATTACAAGGAAAGAGGAAACTCCATTTGTAAATTTCAGATGGTTAGTGTAGCCTACATGTGCACATAGACATAGCAAAATCTGATGAAGATGTATTCTTATAGAAGAAGTGATATACTCACTTATCTTCTCAATAGAAACAGATCCTTCTCCAAACATGCAAAGAGCCCCATGCACCATTTTCCGATGGAACTTCCATGTGGAACTGTAGTCAGCAAATGCTATGTCTTTTCCATCTCGAGTTAACAAGTCTGTTGTAACCTTAAAGAGAATCATGCAAAGCTTCATGTAAAAGTTACATAGACATAATACAAGTTTAGTTACAGTTAACTTACAGTTCGTGGCCTTCCTGcaaatatttttccttttttgatcAGGACCTCTTTTGCATGATGGTGGTTGTTCACAATAAGAACTTTGTGAGAACCCATCATGAGGGAATAAAGATGTCCGTATTTCTTCTGAAGCTGCTGAAAGTGGATGTGTGGGGCAATGTCAGTCATGAGACTGAGAATACTCCCAATGATAGGCAGTGAGGGGAGGCTTGGGGGAGATCTGTTGCCTGGCATGAAtccattcatttttcttttgagATACAGCACTGCCAAAGCAACTGCAGAAAACAGACATGAACAAAAAAGCCATGGCATAATATGGGACTCAGACATTGTCGACTACATTCAAGCAAGTCTCCACCAGCTCTGCAAACCAGCAATATCTGTGTGAGCAAGCCAGCGGGAGATTTTATGTGAATCCTTCAATGCCAGCTCCTTGACCCTGAAATAGTTTAGCTTCAACTTTCAAAATGTCATCAGTGCGGGTTTCAACAAAGCTGCTAATTGCTATCTCACATTCAAAGGTGCAAAGTGTAAGAATCTATTATTGTCtttcttaatttctttcttttttatatataactatttgcttattttatattttatttgactgaATAAATTAATAGATCATAGAACGgaaaaaaacctgtaaaaactaaaaattttATATTCAGATTATTTCTGGCTAAGAAGCAAAATTACTGCATGCGGTATAGAAAACAGTTGACACATCCACTCTTTATtcagatattttattaaagatgcaGTAATTTTTGTATGCATGTGGTATTGGTGTGTTTTGTGGAAGATTTTCAAACGTGATGTTTTGCCTTAAGTGTGGTGTTGTGCATTATGAGTATAATGATGAACTAGTGAATTATATTGTTTGTGTAAACATAACCATGATCCTATATTATTAAGGAAACTCTTAGTGTCTTTTGGCTAGGAGATACACAACCTATAGATAAACTTAGCTGTGTGACATTTACAAGAATGCAATGTATGCAAAGTTAAATATGTGAACATCCAAATATGgtatagagcagtggttctcaaccttctCATGGTCGCGACCccctgtaaacccatttaaagaactggcaccccccatactgtacattgacgATAGATAAGATCATGTGTAAAATATCTtagatatagtttatatatatatatattagggctgtcaaacgattaatcgtgatttatcgcatccagaataaaagtttgtgcttacataatatatgccggtgttctgtgcatattaattttgtatttataaacacatacacataaatgcatatatttaagaaaaatataacaattaataaacttttatttacaatttcaattattggtaaatataaattaatatatttaaaatttcctaaatatatagaaaagtatgtgtatgttttgtctttataaatacaaaataaatatgcacagtacacatatatattatgtaaacacaaacctttattctggatgtgattaatcgcgattaatcgtttgacagccctaatatatatacagtatatacagtatatatataaagaagtaaaaaatacctgtatatgacaaATTGATCAGACTATAAACATAACATACtctgctgataaaaacaaaagaaaccatcacagaaatgtatggtttccattaaaataccattgtgaaccattagctttttgcattaaaaccattacaaagttgtagtgttttaaacattattccaaaaggattaatctgccagatcacaagaacggtgcgcgtttcattgattttaacgtCACAATTTATAATACAGatgcggtgtggtgtcatttacctgtccagggtttttcctgcatagaaaaattggaggcggccgtcTCCGgcaatgtcgtgccgcctcaggctctcgccaaaattatgttgtgagtcttcacaagaaattctgcgtgcatttaacagactgtcatttgtaactgcagttgcgacattacgctaCAGttgaggcgctgtttcgttatcagcacactgaggcgctaaaaagagttgcagaacaagagccagcctgtgtttcacggctgtttgttttgcatccaagtacgtttaatttcttgaaatttcttaaattaacatgacgtacaacATTGtgatgtctttagctgtgcagttggatcgttgaaaatcagcgtatactgtacacagcgagttcgccagtatgaacgcacattgcgtttagaacgactcgcacatgactcatttgaaccgattcatttaaacgaTTCATTCGGGAGAGAGAGACTTGCGCTTATTCTGaaattacagtctgaaagacaaacatacttATATGATCTACCTGTTTCTTAAAATGGTGTAGAGGTAATTGCTGCTGCTTCCAGAATGGACGTTTGCCTACTTTGTAGATATGCTTTTGTGCGCAACCTAAAATTGCACTGCGCAGGACCTACAAACTGTCTGCGCAGCCGCGCACGCATGCAGCTTCGGAACATTGCCGTCCGCCAATTTGCAATCGCGTTCCTCTGTGCATTCGCGATCGAGTTCCAAAGATTGGGGTTTCGGGGAACCGTCATAGCCTACATTTCAGTGGCGTAGCTGCGGGTGTGCCAGGGTGTGCCGGTGCCACACAAAGTGGCAGATGGcacaactaaaaataaatgcagatttttttaagtcttaaattaaCCCTTTGGCGCGTATACGATCACActggtgtgattagaacattcggcgctttggctggcactgagccagagacaaaCTTACTCAGTCCTctcacatatcacaactatTCAGTGCTTTCAatcacataatgtttattttaggcttcatacatttaaattcacgtgctgtaaatgcggcacaaacaaacatgactgttagctcaactaacgcgatcattataaaaggtttaaacaacaaaacacattcatatagATACACATAGTCAGCAATCGGAATATCAGATATTTCATATCATAGTTAACAagtttgtgaatattttgaataaaaaagaaaaattacgtAAAATCAAtacatcagtcatacagctgctgtcGTTCTGCGGTGTGTCTGTCACGTGATTAAGCAGTCCCGTGTCGCCATGGAAATATTAAAGCGATAAGTTCTAACGGTTGCCTTGAAAAAAACTCACGCCTGGGAGTTTAGCGGTTTGACATTCGGACGTTTTTAAGTTGTGAATCCGCATCGCGCTGCTGTATGAACACGTTATCTTATTTTGCACACCGTGATTTCGTGAATTCATGTGAAGCGGTTTCCCCGACATGATATCCGCGTTTTATTTTTGCGACTTTTTTTATAAACGCGTATAACTCACGAAGCTGAAGACTTAAATACTTAAAACGACCGTCATCTTGTCCAGTTTGATTCGTGAATTTTTTCACAGTAAAGTTTTTGTCTGTCAAATCGTGTTAAGTTGTTAGATACGGAGGATGACAAATACACAGTCTTTACCATTGACAGCTACTTTCATTGTACATGCACTCAAATTCCATGCCAATTTACTTGTTTACGCAGCCTAATTGAGAAAACTTTCACAAACAAATTTCgtcttttttatataatcttacatctgtgtttattatgtcCTGTAATAATAACACTAACGGTTCGAGATATTATACATAACAAGCCTATAAATTAAACAAGACAAGTGAGTCATACAAGTAATGGTACCGTTGTGATTGGTGAattgtttcagtgttttcattgtttcaatGTTGCTTTACTTAATATGGTTAGTTTCACAAATGGCATTGCAATTTTGTCATGTTCTTATTCATAAAAAAAGCTGCATAACTCTTATAAGTCACCATAAAAATGTTCACAAATTGACTTATAGTATATAAGTACTAATAGTGATCTATGGCTTAAAAGGAACAGAAGGCATACTATTCCTAAAAATGGCCTGCAGTCTCCTACTTAAGTCtttttgagtttaaaatgaatatttagatTTGTGAAACATTTCACAGATCAGTATTTGCCCAAAAACATCTCTTGAGTCCTTCAGGTTAGAGTAAAATCAGTTTACAGGTTACGACAGTCCATCGCCACTCAACAAATGGCCTAAAATGGTGAAAAACACTCTCTTTAGACTAAACTTCATTTGTGAAAACTTTCAAATTGATTTGACTATTTTGCATGGCCTTATGTGTATTTAAACTGCATATTAATAGTGATCTatggctttaaagggacaggacACCTACACAACTTAATAATGGCCTCTTACTTATACTTAAGTCtttttgagtttaaaatgaaatatgcaaaaacatacttcaacgaatctttcaaactgtcagaaacaagatgttctggtctgatgaatctcagattcatgcatcatgtctggagaaaaacaagcactgctcaacacctgtacaataccgtcttaacagtgaagtgtagtggaaacagcatcatgatgtgggggtgtttttcagcttcagggactgtacacaaaatacggagataatgagcatgaaaacctagcccagaacattcagaacctcggacagggcagaaggttcattctccaacatgacaatgatcctaagcacacaactaaaacaatgcaagagtggcttatggacaactctgtctatgtccttgagtggcccagctagtgcttgaacccaactgaacatctctgtagaaacctgaaaatgtttgtctactgatgatctccatccaacctgacagagtttgagaggatctgagcagaagaatggcagaaaattgccaaatgcagatgtgtaaagcttttcacatcatacccaaaaagatttgagtctgtaaaggcgctttaaccattttctgagttaagggtgtgaatgttttttatttttaataaatttgcaaagctgtcaaaaatcagttttttgttttgtcattattgtgcatggagtgtagattaatgtaaaaaaaatcatttaaagtagtttaagatgaggcagcagcataacaaaatgtgaataaaatgaagggggttgaatacttttgcaagccactgtatatcaTAAATCTTCTTTAAAGGCGTACTATTTCGACTTGGCATTTGATTTAGTATGAACTTTGCTCTTGTATGcattgtctgttttgttttattgtgatgaGTTGTGCATTTGAATGTCATGGTTTTAGGGTTTCATGTATATAGTGCTGGTCataactttatggagatgcagatttcattttccaacaggacttggcacctgcacacagtgccaaagctaccagtacctggtttaaggaccatggtatccctgttcttaattggccagcaaactcgcctgaccttaaccccatagaaaatctatggggtattgtgaagaggaagatgcgatatgccagacccaacaatgcagaagagctgaaggccactatcagagcaacctgggctctcataacacctgagcagtgccacagactgatcgactccatgccacgccgcattgctgcagtaattcaggcaaaaggagccccaactaagtattgagtgctgtacatgctcatacttttcatgttcatacttttcagttggccaagatttctaaaaatcctttctttgtattggtcttaagtaatattctaattttctgagatactgaatttgggattttcattagttgtcagttataatcatcaaattaaaagaaataaacatttgaaatatatcagtctgtgtgtaatgaatgaatataatatacaagtttcactttttgaatggaattagtgaaataaatcaactttttgatgatattctaattatatgaccagcacctgtatatatttatgtttatattattgtCCATACTGTTCAGCACTTTGGTCAGCCTGgttgctgtttttaaatgtgctttagaaataaaacaaacttgaaaCTTGAACATCAAATATCAAATTTATCAAACACATTaatttattatgtaaaaaataatgtatggCATCTAATTTTACACTGTTGGGAATTCAAGAGAGTAAAATCAGTCAGTGCAAGTTTTCATGAAGGAGTGTTTACTCAACACTATATGTTAAAAAATGATGAGCTGTCATGTGATGCAGATTTCTCTTGTAAACCGGAGATAATTTACAGTGATAACTGTGATCATAAGGTTTATGTATGTCACGACAGGAGGACAGgtaaggggaagaacccaaatgcaggcagcagttcaggggttaacagatttatatatttaatgacaaaaaacaaaacacccacgatggggata comes from the Triplophysa rosa linkage group LG9, Trosa_1v2, whole genome shotgun sequence genome and includes:
- the LOC130559140 gene encoding steroid 17-alpha-hydroxylase/17,20 lyase: MSESHIMPWLFCSCLFSAVALAVLYLKRKMNGFMPGNRSPPSLPSLPIIGSILSLMTDIAPHIHFQQLQKKYGHLYSLMMGSHKVLIVNNHHHAKEVLIKKGKIFAGRPRTVTTDLLTRDGKDIAFADYSSTWKFHRKMVHGALCMFGEGSVSIEKIICREASSMCDVLTETQNSAVDMAPELTRAVTNVVCALCFSSSYKRGDAEFESMLQYSQGIVDTVAKDSLVDIFPWLQIFPNKDLKILRQCVSIRDKLLQRKYEEHKVNYNDNVQRDLVDALLRAKRSSENNNTHDVGLTEDHVLMTVGDIFGAGVETTTTVLKWSIAYLVHNPQVQRNIQEELDAKVGKDRHPQLSDRGNLPYLEATIREVLRIRPVSPLLIPHVALQDSSVGEYTVQKGTRVIINLWSLHHDEKEWKNPELFDPGRFLNEQGDGLCCPPASYLPFGAGVRVCLGEALAKMELFLFLSWILQRFTLEMPAGHPLPDLQGKFGVVLQPKKYKVVARLRADWEKLPQM